The proteins below are encoded in one region of Triticum aestivum cultivar Chinese Spring chromosome 1B, IWGSC CS RefSeq v2.1, whole genome shotgun sequence:
- the LOC123110618 gene encoding uncharacterized protein isoform X2: MIRNIINSVGLAKVWKHLRHTKDVKAKKKIMECVVQWLDKQDRFKDLATGMRPKLGTELELILRGPFEHAILQLHLFTDYHIRGLLAEEGSPLHNKGDRSDLASICEEISNYMIYLLVVNPSMLPVSTTAEDTLALFPEKIFSTGRGGVRDMSILVLDRLKLFVLKICNYFVKESSTDRTVAPADLGLDLPLSTSQKHIREVLHKDWTAAGEIEGKILLGARALLDFPDSELTIDELLAEIKEIWIRLLVYAAGKSHAEAHAQQMSRGGGELLTFVWLLMAAHYELGDVARRLDLVSSSSGAGEGDRLFAFNFPSYERPTPM, from the coding sequence ATGATCAGAAATATCATAAATTCTGTTGGTTTGGCTAAGGTCTGGAAGCACTTACGGCACACCAAGGATGTCAAAGCTAAGAAGAAGATCATGGAATGTGTGGTGCAGTGGTTGGACAAGCAGGATCGTTTCAAAGACTTGGCAACAGGGATGAGGCCTAAACTTGGCACAGAGTTGGAGTTGATACTGCGAGGACCTTTTGAGCATGCCATACTCCAACTACATTTATTTACAGATTATCATATAAGGGGTCTACTTGCCGAGGAGGGATCACCTCTACACAACAAAGGAGATAGATCAGATCTTGCGAGCATATGTGAGGAAATATCAAATTACATGATCTATCTTCTTGTTGTAAACCCTTCCATGTTGCCAGTCAGTACCACTGCAGAAGATACACTTGCATTGTTCCCAGAGAAAATATTCTCTACCGGCAGGGGTGGTGTCAGAGATATGTCAATCCTTGTGCTGGATAGACTTAAGCTATTTGTCCTAAAGATTTGTAATTACTTTGTGAAGGAGTCTTCAACAGATAGGACAGTAGCCCCTGCAGACCTAGGCTTGGATCTTCCCCTGTCTACCAGCCAGAAACATATTCGAGAAGTGCTACATAAGGATTGGACGGCTGCTGGAGAAATTGAAGGCAAAATTCTGTTGGGTGCCCGAGCTTTATTGGACTTTCCAGATTCTGAATTGACCATCGATGAATTATTGGCGGAGATCAAAGAAATATGGATAAGGCTGCTTGTTTATGCAGCAGGCAAGTCACACGCAGAGGCACATGCACAACAGATGAGCAGAGGAGGAGGGGAGCTGCTCACATTTGTTTGGTTACTCATGGCTGCCCACTATGAGCTCGGTGATGTTGCTCGCAGGCTCGATCTTGTTTCATCGTCATCTGGTGCTGGAGAGGGAGATCGGCTTTTCGCCTTCAATTTTCCATCTTATGAACGACCTACACCCATGTAG
- the LOC123110618 gene encoding uncharacterized protein isoform X1, translated as MQLSITLVQLWNEWEIRLLVLLSFTLQLFLFFTGGRRRRSSNKLLRFSIWLAYLGADMIAFYTLGQISRLGDSINSRDPFTGTMSLAFFWAPFLLVHLGGQDTITAFSSEDNNLWLRHFLNLLVEVSLALYVFWKSMGNNNQLLVPAMFVFVSGIIKYWERIWALKYGSKTDLNSTTSNYENNQLPLLSVEQDRYCDIVCYALRTARYIRGFLAGRATFQMGHEIRFTLVEYFGRFAEHGAKLKIIEMELAIIYDDLYTKAVLFRTWTGSIFRCVVHISTVVAFVLFYANRKESYSRVDIAVTYALLIGSTFMELVSIIMAMVSPWAWAFLKARNFHWLTNLFWSIFNIVQPEKRLWWSDSMGQYNLLRSIF; from the coding sequence ATGCAATTGTCAATTACATTGGTGCAGCTATGGAACGAGTGGGAAATCAGGTTGCTTGTGCTTCTCAGTTTTACACTGCAACTATTCCTCTTCTTCACAGGGGGGCGTAGGAGACGAAGCAGTAACAAATTGCTAAGATTCTCTATTTGGTTGGCTTATTTGGGGGCAGACATGATTGCATTTTATACTCTTGGTCAGATCTCTCGACTTGGAGATTCTATCAATAGTAGGGATCCGTTTACAGGGACCATGTCTTTGGCATTCTTTTGGGCACCTTTCCTTCTTGTTCATCTTGGCGGACAAGACACTATTACTGCCTTTTCATCTGAGGATAACAATTTGTGGCTAAGGCATTTTCTGAATCTTTTAGTTGAAGTCAGCCTTGCATTATATGTCTTTTGGAAATCAATGGGGAACAACAACCAGCTTTTAGTTCCAGCCATGTTTGTCTTTGTTTCTGGAATAATTAAGTACTGGGAGAGGATATGGGCTCTCAAGTATGGGAGTAAGACTGACCTTAATAGCACCACTAGTAACTATGAAAATAATCAATTGCCACTACTAAGTGTTGAGCAAGATAGATACTGTGACATTGTTTGCTATGCTCTCCGCACGGCACGCTATATTCGGGGATTCCTTGCAGGGCGGGCGACCTTTCAGATGGGGCATGAAATTCGGTTTACATTAGTAGAATATTTTGGAAGATTTGCAGAGCATGGGGCAAAACTTAAGATCATTGAGATGGAGCTCGCTATTATATATGATGATCTCTACACCAAGGCTGTTCTGTTTAGGACATGGACAGGTAGCATATTTCGTTGTGTTGTGCATATCTCTACAGTGGTTGCTTTTGTGCTCTTCTACGCAAACAGGAAAGAAAGCTATAGCAGAGTGGATATTGCAGTAACATATGCATTACTCATTGGTAGCACTTTTATGGAACTTGTTTCAATTATTATGGCAATGGTATCACCATGGGCATGGGCATTCTTGAAAGCACGGAATTTTCACTGGCTTACCAACTTGTTCTGGTCTATCTTCAACATTGTTCAGCCGGAGAAGAGGCTGTGGTGGTCAGATTCCATGGGGCAATATAACCTTCTGCGCTCCATATTCTGA